The stretch of DNA AAATGGTTCTATGATGTTAATTAAATACCGAAAAAGTAAACTTAAACAAGTGCTGATTGAGTACAAAGAAACACGCCAACTGCCAAATTGGGTTCGAAAAAAAGTGAATAAATCACTTGATTATGGACGGTTTGATGAGGAATAGATTACTTCAAAACTTCTTCAAGTTTTTTGTGCAAATCCTCGCCTCGCAGGTTTTTTGCTATAATTACACCTTCTTTATCTAACAAAACTGAATGAGGAATAGAGTTAACACCATACAATTTAGCAGCTGCATTACTCCATCCTTTTAAGTCGCTAACGTGCTTCCATGTTAAACCATCTTTTTTGATGGCTTCTAACCACTTGTCTTTGTTTTCATCTAAAGAAACACCAAAAATGTCAAAACCTTTTTTATTGAATTTTTTGTAAGCTGCAACAACATTAGGGTTTTCAGCTCTACATGGTCCACACCACGAAGCCCAAAAATCGATAAGCACATATTTGCCTTTAAATGAAGATAGAGCAATTGGATTGCCATCAGCATCATTCATAGAAAATTCAGGAGCAGGAGAGCCAACTTGAGAATTTTTAAGAACAGCTAAGCGGTCAGTAATATTAGTGGTATAAATCGATTTTTTAGCATCATCCTTAAAAGAAGCTACCAATGATTCTATTTGAGGAATTTCATAACCACTCAACAAATATCTTAAACTCAAATAAGGAGCGACAACTGATGAATTGTTTTTTGCTATAAACTCTTCTATGTAAACATTTTTAACAGAGTCAGCGGCGTAATATTCTGTATCAATGCTTTTCATGGCTTCTTCATCGCCTTTGTCTTCAGCTTCATAGTATCGATCAACTATTCCGTTCATGATTGCTTCATGAGATTTAAGACCAGTTTTAAAGTCATCTACAATTTTTTGAGAAGCCGAGCCTACAATTTTAATACTATCAGGACTAGCTAAAGATCCTGTAATTTGAATGGTGTTATTTTCAACAAAAACAGGAAACATTTCTTTTCCATCATTAAAACTTACATATCTTACTTCAGGTAATACTAATTCGCCTTTAAAAGAAAACACTCCATCTTTTACGTCTGCCGAATCAATTTTTAACATTTCACCTTCTTTATATTCCGATAAATAAGCTTTTTGGTAAGTTAATCCGGTTATCGAAGCTTGTAATTCAAATCCAACTTCTTTGGCTTCTTTTGGCTCATCATTACCACCACATGCCATTAAAAATAATGTTGTTGCTATAAATAATGCTGGTAAAATTGATTTAGTTTTCATTCGGTATGAGTTTTATTTTTTTGTGAAATTAAATAAAATATTACCTCAAAATAAATAACAAATAAACTGTTTTTTGGAATCCTAGATAATAATTAAGATTCTTTTGAGAAGAATGTTTATGTGTCTAATAATATTTATATTTGGTTATATCAAAAAAAGGATACCTATATGGAAATTGAAGTTGAAAAAAAGGACTCAAAGTGTTCAAATTGTTTTGAAAGTATTGAATTAAATGCTTTTTTCTGTTCTTCTTGTGGTTACCCTGAGAATGGAACAGATAAAGAAAAGTCTGTCTTTCATGCGAACAACGTTATGGAAAAGAATAAGCATTTTGATGCTGATAAAGTAGTTAAATCAGCTAGAACTACTTTATTTGTTATGTCTGGAATTACCTTTCTTTCTGGTGTCGTATTTTATTTTCTTTCAAAAGAATTAGCTGTTTTAATAGTGAATATTATTTTAACTGTAATATATGTTGCTCTTGGTTTTTGGTCTAAGAAAAAGCCATTAGCAGCTATTTTTTCAGGGTTAGTTTTATATGTTACAGTAATAGTGTTAAATGGATTAATTGATCCTTCAACAATATTTAAAGGTATAATTCTTAAAGGAGTTGTTTTGTTTTATTTAGGAAAAGGGCTTTATTCTGCTAAAGCAGCTCAAAAAAATAATGAAAGAACAAGTTGATTTGATAAAATGTAAAAACTGTAATGAAGAATTTCAATTACCTGTAAAATTCTGTTCAAGATGTGGTTCTAAAGTAAATGTGG from Flavobacteriales bacterium encodes:
- a CDS encoding AhpC/TSA family protein; amino-acid sequence: MKTKSILPALFIATTLFLMACGGNDEPKEAKEVGFELQASITGLTYQKAYLSEYKEGEMLKIDSADVKDGVFSFKGELVLPEVRYVSFNDGKEMFPVFVENNTIQITGSLASPDSIKIVGSASQKIVDDFKTGLKSHEAIMNGIVDRYYEAEDKGDEEAMKSIDTEYYAADSVKNVYIEEFIAKNNSSVVAPYLSLRYLLSGYEIPQIESLVASFKDDAKKSIYTTNITDRLAVLKNSQVGSPAPEFSMNDADGNPIALSSFKGKYVLIDFWASWCGPCRAENPNVVAAYKKFNKKGFDIFGVSLDENKDKWLEAIKKDGLTWKHVSDLKGWSNAAAKLYGVNSIPHSVLLDKEGVIIAKNLRGEDLHKKLEEVLK